The following coding sequences lie in one Microvirga sp. 17 mud 1-3 genomic window:
- the manD gene encoding D-mannonate dehydratase ManD, whose amino-acid sequence MKIERAYCIVTCPGRNFVTLKIVTDQGVYGIGDATLNGRELAVAAYLEEHVIPCLIGRDPQQIEDIWQYLAKGAYWRRGPVTMSAIAAVDTALWDIKAKIAGQPLYQLLGGKSRSGVMVYGHANGRDIAETVDAVGHYLSLGYKAVRAQAGVPGLDTAYGIARGKLFYEPATKGLPEEQIWSTEKYLNFAPKLFDALRQALGPDFHLLHDVHHRLTPIEAARLGKSLEPYRLFWMEDPTPAENQDALKLIRQHTVTPIAIGEIFNSIHDCRELIQNQLIDYIRTTVVRAGGITQLRKIAALAELYQVRTGSHGATDLSPVCMGAALHFDLWVPNFGIQEYMRHTEQTDEVFPHAYTFADGFLYPGDAPGHGVDIDEKLAAKYPYERAYLPVARLEDGTMWSW is encoded by the coding sequence ATGAAGATCGAGAGAGCTTATTGCATTGTAACCTGCCCCGGCCGGAACTTCGTCACGCTCAAGATCGTGACCGACCAGGGCGTTTACGGGATCGGTGACGCGACCCTGAATGGCCGTGAACTGGCGGTGGCCGCCTATCTCGAGGAGCATGTGATCCCATGCCTCATCGGGCGGGATCCGCAGCAGATCGAGGACATCTGGCAGTATCTGGCCAAGGGAGCCTATTGGCGCCGCGGACCGGTGACCATGTCGGCCATTGCGGCCGTCGATACAGCGCTTTGGGACATCAAGGCGAAGATTGCCGGTCAACCGCTTTACCAGCTTCTCGGTGGAAAGAGCCGCTCGGGGGTCATGGTCTATGGCCATGCCAATGGGAGGGATATTGCCGAAACTGTAGACGCGGTCGGGCACTATCTGTCTCTCGGCTATAAGGCGGTGCGCGCGCAGGCCGGTGTCCCCGGTCTGGACACCGCCTATGGCATCGCACGGGGAAAGCTGTTCTACGAACCGGCGACGAAGGGGCTGCCTGAAGAGCAGATCTGGTCCACCGAAAAGTATCTGAACTTCGCGCCCAAGCTTTTCGACGCCCTGCGTCAGGCCCTTGGGCCCGATTTCCATCTCCTGCACGACGTGCATCATCGTCTGACGCCGATCGAGGCGGCACGGCTCGGCAAAAGCCTGGAGCCTTATCGCCTCTTCTGGATGGAGGACCCGACGCCCGCGGAAAACCAGGATGCGCTCAAGCTCATCCGTCAGCACACGGTCACGCCGATTGCGATCGGCGAGATCTTCAACTCCATTCACGATTGCCGTGAACTGATCCAGAACCAGCTGATCGACTATATCCGGACGACGGTGGTCCGCGCGGGAGGGATCACGCAGCTCCGCAAGATTGCCGCTCTGGCCGAGCTCTATCAGGTCCGAACCGGCTCTCATGGGGCTACCGACCTTTCTCCCGTCTGCATGGGGGCGGCCCTACACTTCGATCTCTGGGTGCCGAATTTCGGAATTCAGGAATACATGCGCCATACGGAGCAGACGGACGAGGTCTTCCCTCACGCTTACACGTTTGCCGACGGCTTCCTCTACCCTGGAGATGCTCCCGGGCATGGGGTGGACATTGATGAGAAGCTCGCCGCCAAATATCCGTATGAGCGCGCCTATCTGCCTGTGGCTCGCCTTGAGGATGGCACTATGTGGAGCTGGTAG